atttttatttatttattgtttttagcGACGATATATGAGTATTAGGAGTGGAAGAACTATGACAATTAATTCTAAAGCTATATTTCAGAATTGATTTTATTGTTTCATTTAACATTCTTTAATTCAAATATTATgagtacaattttttttttttttttttgcaaagacCCAATTGGAGATAAACTCTAGCAAAATAGAAGAAGCAAAAATATGTAAGCCTGGATGGTTCCCAATTTATATAGTTGCTTAGTGAGAAAAAATTGTTATTACCAATTTACTTTTTTCCTTTATATATGATTAGAtcattttcaaatattttttatttatttaaaacaattAGTCTATGTACACTATATATGCTCTTATTCCCTCATTATCAAAGGGTATCAGAAACAAAAACAGAAAGTTTAGAGAGCAAAGTTTGTAGTGAGATTTATTTGTATCTTGAAGGAACAAGATTCCATTTGTTTGTACACAAAATTGATTGAGCAATAAAGTTATTACAGTCATTTGTTGGCTGATTTAGATCCTTGGATGTAGACAGCAAAAAACTTTGTTTTATCTGTTGAACCAAGTAAATTTGGTGTGTTTTGTTTCTGTTTTATTGATCTGAGTTTTGTGTTTTTCAGTTCTTGTTGTTATTTTTCACAACAATTTTATACAAGATCCTGAGACCGAACAGATTCCCGGGATCGTGGAGACTTGGCCGGGTACTCATTACGCATCAAGATAGAAGGACATCAAGTATTCACCGAGAGAAAATGATGATAAGGGTACACAAAAGTTAcacacaataatatataataaatctcAACCATGTTCCTCAATCACAAATATATTAATGGTTAAACTTAATTATTTACATATTATTGCATATGTAAGTGTGTATGAATTGTTTTCTCCTTATAAAGGCAATGAGTTGTCATGTCATGAATGATGACAGCGCACACTCACACAAGACCCGACACAAAACGTAACACCATATGGACTTATATGGCAGAccaatattatttttcttcaataatGTTACCACGTACTTCTCTCAAAATTCATTCATCACTATTTAATTAAGAGTTTTAGACTCTTATCAAAATAACTGATATATCACTTTTTCAACATGGAGATGGAAATACCATCTTTCCCAGTCCTTTTCTTCTCCATCGTTGTGTTTATGGTgatgaaaatgctcttgaaaaatagTCAAAACAGCAGCTCAGCTTCTAAACTCCCCCCAGGACCATGGAAACTACCCATTGTGGGAAACATTCACCAGCTCATTGGCCCTTTAATCCATCAAACACTCGGAGATTTAGCCATGAAACATGGACCATTGATGTACTTAAGAGTAGGGGAAGTTCCAACCATAGTAATCTCATCACCAGAATATGCCAAAGAGGTGATGAGAGTCCATGATATCACATTTGCATCAAGACCCTCCAATCTTTTTGCTCGGATCATCTTCCATGACTGTACAGACCTGGCTTTTGCTCCTTATGGTGAGTATTGGAGGCAGCTCCGGAAGATTTTCATGCAGGAGCTTTTGAGTGCAGCAAGAGTTCAGTCCTTCAAACCCATTAGAGAAGAAGAGATGTTCAACTTTATAGAGTCGATTTCATCGAATCTTGGTGATGTTATCAATCTCAATGAGAGGCTCAACATGTTGATGTATAACATCATTTCACGTGCAGCATGTGGAAGGACAAGGAGTCACAACGAAGAGTTCTTGTCAGTATTGATGGAAACTACTGAGGTATCAATAGGTTTTGAACTTGCTGATCTGTTTCCTTCTGTTAAATTATTTTCCCAGATGAGTCGTTCGAGGCCTAAACTCGAGAGGCTTACACAAAGGGCAGCGAGAATATTTGAAGACATTATCCATGAGCACAAGCAGAAAATGCCAATAGACAGAAATGGTGATGGTGAAACAGATGAAGACTTGGTTGATGTTCTTCTGAAGTTTCATGACAAAGATGACCTTGGATTTTCCTTGACAAGTCAGAATATCTATGCAATAATCTTTGTAAGTAGTTTCATTTTATGCTACTTTATCTCTTCTACAAGTTATTATACCTGTCAAATAGAGAAGATTATATTAACTAATATGCAAAGTTATGTTTATATtatgtatgtattttttaaatttatagagAAAgccttattattattttcttcaaattttagcatatattattattattattttttttttttttgatgaaccagcagaaattcatatattattaattttatattgtaTAGATCGATGAGGCAGGTATATGATAAGTACTTCACATAAGAATactatcataattttttttagaaaaaaaaataattatagatATTTTAAAAAGTTATCCTCGCTTCAATTTATATAGAAAAAAAGCCTCTCTACATTAAAAGAATTATAGGCACCAATAAAAATGAAACACTTTATATTTTTAGTGGGAatttttaaaaatgatattttgattCAAAAAGGTGACTTTGACAAAACGGTCACATTGTGTCTTTTTCAATTTGTTTTTATTGAATGTGACAGACTGAGCAATTTTCAACATTAGACATTGTTTAAAGCGAATTATCACAATGAAAAGTAGTTTGATGGGAAAAAAGTCGAAAGTGCTGTTAATAGTCCAgaaaaggaaataattatttggcCAATTATATACATAATTTATCGAGCAAGATGGTATAGATTTTTAATTCATGAGTGATGACAATTATTAGGACATATTTGGTGCTGGGATTGAGACAACAGCAACATCTGTAGAATGGGCTATGTCAGAAATGATGAAGAATCCAAGAACAATGAAAAAGGCACAAGATGAGGTTAGAGAAGTCTTCAACAAAAGAGGATTAGTTGATGAGACAGGACTTGCTGAGATGAATTACTTAAAATCAGTTGTTAAAGAGTCTATGAGATTACATCCTATTTTTCCATTGTTATTGCCCAGAGAAAGTCAAGAGAAGTGTGAGATTAATGGTTATGAGATCCCTGCAAAAACCCAGACCATAGTTAATTCATGGGTAATTGGAAGAGATCCTAGATATTGGAGTGAACCTGAGAGTTTTAAACCAGAGAGGTTCTTAGATAGTTCTATTGACTCCAAAGGTAACAACTTTGACTATCTCCCATTTGGTGGTGGAAGGAGAATATGTGCTGGTATGTCTTTTGGTCTCCACAATGTTGAGCTTTCTCTGGCATTGTTGCTATACCATTATGATTGGATACTCCCCAATGGAATGAAACATGAAGATTTGGACATGACTGAGTCGTTTGGTGCAACCCTTAAAAGAAAAAATGCTCTAAACTTGTTTCCTATTGCTTGTGATCATCTGTCACCTACTGGAAAATCACAAGAAAAGATGAACTAAAAAGTGCTTCCCTTTTCAATAATGATATAGTACATGTGTGTTCCATGTACAAGGATATATAGTTATATATTCTTAATAAGTTGCTCTTATATCTAGAGCCTTTGTGGGTGTTTATGTGaaacctgtttttttttttttggttaaaattGTTTATAGTTCTTTGTAATATTTTTTGGGGCTAGAAATGGATAATTCTCCCAAACAATCATATTGTTTGGTCTTACCCTAATACATTTTTTATTAGTGCATAATAATTAGATACTTTGTAGCAAATTAACTAATAACTACGTACATTTGCTAAAGTAAAAGTGACATTATTAACAGATTACTTCTACAATTATCACTTTTTACAGTCACTTTATATTTGTGGTATTATATTTGTCTACCAACTCTTGCAATTAAAACGGAAAAAATTATTAATTCTATGTT
The Humulus lupulus chromosome 6, drHumLupu1.1, whole genome shotgun sequence DNA segment above includes these coding regions:
- the LOC133783211 gene encoding cytochrome P450 71D11-like, whose translation is MEMEIPSFPVLFFSIVVFMVMKMLLKNSQNSSSASKLPPGPWKLPIVGNIHQLIGPLIHQTLGDLAMKHGPLMYLRVGEVPTIVISSPEYAKEVMRVHDITFASRPSNLFARIIFHDCTDLAFAPYGEYWRQLRKIFMQELLSAARVQSFKPIREEEMFNFIESISSNLGDVINLNERLNMLMYNIISRAACGRTRSHNEEFLSVLMETTEVSIGFELADLFPSVKLFSQMSRSRPKLERLTQRAARIFEDIIHEHKQKMPIDRNGDGETDEDLVDVLLKFHDKDDLGFSLTSQNIYAIIFDIFGAGIETTATSVEWAMSEMMKNPRTMKKAQDEVREVFNKRGLVDETGLAEMNYLKSVVKESMRLHPIFPLLLPRESQEKCEINGYEIPAKTQTIVNSWVIGRDPRYWSEPESFKPERFLDSSIDSKGNNFDYLPFGGGRRICAGMSFGLHNVELSLALLLYHYDWILPNGMKHEDLDMTESFGATLKRKNALNLFPIACDHLSPTGKSQEKMN